A single region of the Vicia villosa cultivar HV-30 ecotype Madison, WI linkage group LG4, Vvil1.0, whole genome shotgun sequence genome encodes:
- the LOC131597698 gene encoding uncharacterized protein LOC131597698, with product MAQMLANGGSGSSEALKEAEAAKKTAEDRVKTLETDRKELKRKIDAVLKQKDGEIAAEKKKLADLQLEWAPSADESPDVAALQSRAEFVEKIDSLKISLADMAEVGFERAVRQLRLLNPGLKEDNIGLFSKIVDGALVPESPESEE from the coding sequence ATGGCCCAAATGTTAGCCAATGGTGGCTCGGGCTCGTCCGAGGCCCTGAAGGAGGCGGAGGCGGCAAAGAAGACTGCCGAGGACAGGGTGAAGACCCTGGAGACTGATCGCAAGGAGTTGAAGAGAAAGATCGATGCGGTTCTCAAGCAGAAGGACGGGGAGATTGCGGCGGAGAAGAAAAAGCTTGCCGACCTTCAGCTTGagtgggctccctcggctgacgagtcgccGGACGTGGCTGCTTTGCAGTCTAGGGCGGAGTTCGTGGAGAAGATAGATAGCCTGAAGATAAGCTTGGCCGACATGGCTGAAGTCGGTTTCGAGCGCGCTGTTCGTCAACTGAGGCTTCTAaaccctggtttgaaggaggataatatcGGGCTTTTTTCGAAGATTGTGGACGGCGCGTTGGTGCCCGAATCTCCAGAGAGTGAAGAGTAG